In a single window of the Elaeis guineensis isolate ETL-2024a chromosome 4, EG11, whole genome shotgun sequence genome:
- the LOC140857484 gene encoding receptor-like protein EIX1, translating into MGSFRQLKYLNLSYAGLGGLIPHQLGNLSSLQYLDLCSCFDPSGLLIDNALWISHLSSLQYLNMTGVEFRGGAHWLQALNMLPSIIEVYLSDCQINTIPLSLPYVNFTSLSILDLCWNSINLTIPGWLFNISSLEYLDLSYNFFRGIIPPAIKNLASLKALDLSDNLFLEGKILSLLEGLCKLQNLGLSGINISKTLYEFDELFARCIKKNSLETLELADTQLSGYLPVWLGDFRMLKILDLSGNSISGPIPASLGRLAELVELFLGGNFLEGVMSEEHFANFTKLHALDLSQNRLILNLTSDWIPPFRLRLLDIGSCKLEPRFPAWLRMQENIFFLDMSSTGISDTIPDWFWRSFFQIFCLDISSNGITGSVPDLTNFVSLYYFNLSSNYFEGPLPNFNSSILSLLDLSNNSFSGAVQHNIGKSMLNLKYLSLSTNNLSGQISLSLCHFGYGALDLSKNLFSGELPDCWNHSSSIFIMDFSSNNLFGSVPPSICSLPFLESLHLSNNNLSGELPLSFKSCARLITLDLGQNRFIGTIPTWIGESLLSLKILRLRSNKLVGNIPPNLSRLSALQILDLANNNLSGTIPSNFGNFTAMKVSGEMNETILKNSTRYNVKMQVTIKGIYIEYDILLPLVIVMDLSNNNLSGMIPEELTSLFGLVSLNLSGNHLTGKITENIGALQQLESLDLSRNNLFGGIPSSMIGLTFLSYLNLSYNNLLGRVPIGNQLQTFIDPSIYIGNPDLCGFPLSQKCKDDKTNQGLNAVGGDEQNDNTMDEEGSEMEWLYMSMGPGFAIGFWIVFGPLLFNRKWREAYFQHIDQVFNVVYMALATIFTKFKVHNITT; encoded by the coding sequence GGGCTCATTCCGTCAGCTCAAATATCTTAACCTCTCCTATGCTGGTTTGGGTGGACTGATCCCACACCAGCTTGGGAATCTATCGAGCCTCCAATATCTTGATCTCTGTAGTTGTTTTGATCCCTCTGGACTTCTCATCGATAATGCTCTCTGGATTTCTCATCTTTCTTCTCTGCAATATCTAAATATGACGGGTGTGGAATTCAGAGGAGGTGCCCACTGGCTGCAAGCGCTAAACATGCTCCCTTCTATTATTGAGGTATACTTATCTGATTGTCAAATCAACACCATTCCGCTCTCTCTTCCATATGTGAATTTTACTTCACTTTCTATTCTTGATCTTTGTTGGAATTCCATTAATTTGACGATACCTGGTTGGTTGTTCAACATAAGCAGCCTCGAGTACCTTGATCTTAGCTATAATTTCTTTCGGGGCATCATTCCGCCTGCAATTAAGAATCTAGCTTCGCTCAAGGCCCTTGATTTATCCGATAATCTATTTCTTGAAGGCAAAATTCTGTCTTTGCTTGAGGGTCTATGTAAGCTGCAGAATTTAGGATTGTCAGGTATTAATATCAGCAAAACTTTATATGAATTTGATGAACTATTTGCTAGATGCATCAAAAAAAACAGCTTAGAGACTCTGGAGCTGGCGGACACCCAGCTTAGCGGTTATTTGCCGGTCTGGTTGGGAGACTTCAGAATGCTCAAAATTCTCGATTTGAGTGGCAACTCAATTTCTGGTCCTATTCCTGCATCACTTGGAAGACTTGCAGAGTTAGTTGAATTATTTCTCGGAGGGAACTTTTTGGAGGGTGTCATGTCTGAAGAACACTTTGCCAATTTCACCAAACTGCATGCTTTAGATTTATCACAAAATCGATTAATTCTGAATCTGACGTCTGATTGGATTCCCCCTTTTCGGCTTCGTTTGTTAGATATTGGTTCATGCAAGCTGGAACCACGATTTCCAGCATGGCTCCGGATGcaagaaaatattttctttttggatatgtcTAGCACAGGAATTTCAGACACTATACCGGATTGGTTTTGGAGGTCATTTTTTCAGATATTCTGCTTAGATATCTCCAGCAATGGAATCACTGGCAGTGTACCTGATCTTACAAATTTCGTCAgtctttattattttaatttgagtTCTAACTACTTTGAGGGACCTTTGCCAAATTTTAATTCTTCAATATTGTCCCTACTAGACCTATCGAACAACTCATTTTCAGGAGCAGTTCAACATAACATTGGCAAAAGTATGCTTAATTTGAAATATCTTTCCCTTTCCACAAATAATTTAAGTGGTCAAATTTCTTTGTCTCTTTGTCATTTCGGGTATGGTGCTCTTGATCTttcaaaaaatcttttttcaGGTGAGCTTCCTGATTGCTGGAACCACTCTTCCTCTATCTTTATCATGGATTTTTCAAGTAATAATCTATTTGGAAGTGTTCCTCCATCAATCTGTTCGTTACCTTTTCTTGAGTCATTGCATTTGAGTAATAATAATCTTTCAGGAGAACTCCCTTTATCCTTCAAGAGTTGTGCGAGATTAATTACTCTTGATCTTGGACAAAATAGATTCATTGGTACAATACCTACTTGGATTGGAGAAAGTTTGTTGTCTTTGAAGATCCTTCGCTTACGATCAAACAAGCTTGTTGGAAATATTCCTCCTAATCTATCAAGACTAAGTGCTCTTCAAATCCTGGATCTGGCAAATAACAATTTATCAGGAACCATCCCTTCTAACTTTGGAAACTTTACTGCCATGAAAGTGTCAGGGGAGATGAATGAAACCATTTTAAAAAATTCTACTCGTTACAATGTAAAGATGCAAGTGACCATAAAAGGAATATACATTGAGTATGACATATTGCTTCCACTTGTGATCGTTATGGACCTTTCAAATAATAACTTATCTGGAATGATACCAGAAGAGCTGACCAGCCTTTTTGGACTCGTGAGCTTAAATTTGTCTGGAAATCATCTGACAGGAAAGATCACAGAAAATATTGGTGCATTGCAACAGTTGGAGTCACTTGACTTGTCAAGAAATAATCTTTTCGGTGGAATTCCTTCGAGCATGATTGGTCTAACTTTTTTGAGTTACTTGAACTTGTCATATAACAACCTATTAGGGAGAGTTCCAATAGGCAATCAGCTTCAAACCTTCATTGACCCATCCATTTACATTGGTAATCCTGATCTTTGCGGGTTCCCATTAAGTCAAAAGTGCAAAGATGACAAGACAAACCAAGGTCTAAATGCAGTTGGAGGGGATGAACAAAATGATAACACCATGGATGAAGAAGGATCTGAAATGGAGTGGTTGTATATGAGTATGGGGCCAGGATTCGCTATAGGTTTCTGGATTGTTTTTGGCCCACTATTATTCAATAGAAAATGGAGAGAAGCCTATTTTCAACATATAGATCAAGTATTCAATGTGGTTTATATGGCCCTGGCAACAATTTTCACCAAGTTTAAAGTACACAACATTACAACGTGA
- the LOC140857485 gene encoding cuscuta receptor 1-like: protein MRNTQLGGYLPDWLGDFRKLKYLDLSGNSISGPTPASLGRLIELVGLYLRQNFLKGVMSEEQFANFTKLKYLDLSQNQLILNLTSDWIPCFHLSELYIGSCKLGPRFPVWLRMQKNITYLDMSSTGISDTIPDWFWWSFFQISDLDISSNGITGSVPNLPDFINLYYFNLSCNHFEGPLPNFNSSILSLLDPSNNSFSGAVHLDIGKSMPNLEYLSLSTNNLSGEIPLSLCHLRYSAFDLSKNLLSGELPDCWNHSSLIIVMDFSSNSLSGSIPPSICSLPFLESLHLSNNNLSGELPLSLKSCARLNTLDLGQNGFIGTIPTWIEESLLSLKILRLRSNKLVGNIPPNLSRLRALQILDLASNNLSGTIPFSFGNFTAMKLSGEMNRTILKNYTHYNENVQVTIKRIYIEYAILLPLVIVMDLSNNNLSGMIPEELTRLF, encoded by the coding sequence ATGAGAAACACTCAGCTTGGCGGTTATTTGCCAGACTGGTTGGGAGACTTCAGAAAGCTCAAATATCTCGATTTGAGTGGCAACTCAATTTCTGGTCCTACTCCTGCATCACTTGGAAGACTTATAGAGTTAGTTGGTTTATACCTTAGACAGAACTTTTTGAAGGGTGTCATGTCTGAAGAGCAGTTTGCCAATTTCACCAAACTGAAATATCTAGATTTATCACAAaatcaattaattttgaatctgacgTCTGATTGGATTCCCTGCTTTCATCTTTCAGAATTATATATTGGTTCATGCAAGCTGGGACCACGATTCCCAGTATGGCTCCGAATGCAAAAAAACATTACCTATCTAGACATGTCTAGCACAGGAATTTCAGACACTATACCGGATTGGTTTTGGTGGTCATTTTTCCAGATATCCGACTTAGATATCTCCAGCAATGGAATCACCGGCAGTGTACCCAatcttccagacttcatcaacctttattattttaatttgagtTGTAACCACTTTGAGGGACCTTTGCCAAATTTTAATTCTTCAATATTGTCCCTACTAGACCCATCAAACAATTCATTTTCAGGAGCGGTTCATCTTGACATTGGCAAAAGTATGCCTAATTTGGAATACCTCTCTCTTTCCACAAATAATTTAAGTGGTGAAATTCCCTTGTCTCTTTGTCATCTTCGATATAGTGCTTTTGATCTTTCAAAAAATCTATTGTCAGGTGAGCTCCCTGATTGCTGGAACCACTCTTCGCTTATCATTGTTATGGATTTTTCAAGCAATAGTCTATCCGGAAGTATTCCTCCATCAATCTGTTCATTACCTTTTCTCGAATCATTGCATTTGAGTAATAATAATCTTTCAGGAGAACTCCCTTTATCCTTAAAGAGTTGTGCGAGATTAAATACTCTTGATCTTGGACAGAATGGATTCATTGGTACAATACCTACTTGGATAGAAGAAAGTTTGTTGTCTTTGAAGATCCTTCGCTTACGATCAAACAAGCTTGTTGGAAATATTCCTCCTAATCTATCAAGACTAAGGGCTCTTCAAATCTTGGATTTGGCCAGTAACAATTTATCAGGAACCATCCCTTTTAGCTTTGGAAACTTTACTGCCATGAAACTGTCGGGGGAGATGAATAGAaccattttaaaaaattatactcATTACAATGAAAACGTGCAAGTGACCATAAAAAGAATATACATTGAGTATGCCATATTGCTTCCACTTGTGATCGTTATGGACCTTTCAAATAATAACTTATCTGGAATGATACCAGAAGAGCTGACCAGACTTTTTTGA